One window from the genome of Nocardioides panaciterrulae encodes:
- a CDS encoding GNAT family N-acetyltransferase, with amino-acid sequence MRLTTERLELEPITADCVDDIVSVVRSNPAFLMLHHGSGERAQLLDREVLKRDIASADADPDLIPLVVRLRETRELVGWAELLVDHPRDRVPWVGLLELHADQHGRGLGREAAQAFLDWARHSGATALRLGVDDGNHSAMVFWTDLGFVPVDRRTRAAPSGPLGVTVLEHAL; translated from the coding sequence ATGCGGTTGACGACCGAACGCCTCGAGCTTGAGCCCATCACCGCGGACTGCGTGGACGACATCGTCTCCGTGGTGCGCAGCAACCCGGCGTTCCTGATGCTGCACCACGGTTCAGGTGAGCGGGCCCAGCTCCTCGACCGTGAAGTGCTGAAGCGCGACATCGCCAGCGCCGACGCGGACCCGGACCTCATACCCCTCGTGGTGCGCCTGCGCGAGACCCGTGAGCTGGTGGGCTGGGCGGAACTGCTGGTCGACCATCCTCGAGACCGCGTCCCCTGGGTCGGGCTGCTGGAACTGCACGCCGACCAGCACGGGCGCGGCTTGGGGCGCGAGGCGGCGCAGGCGTTCCTGGACTGGGCCCGACACTCCGGCGCCACCGCACTCCGGCTCGGGGTCGACGACGGCAACCACTCGGCCATGGTCTTCTGGACCGACCTCGGCTTCGTACCTGTGGACCGACGCACACGGGCAGCCCCGTCCGGCCCGCTAGGTGTCACCGTCCTCGAGCACGCGCTCTGA
- a CDS encoding CPBP family glutamic-type intramembrane protease — MDTPTRPIRVAVVAADERVRTSLRHLLTSGGGTVVVESYAAGPRPATTSSVVGTDADVVVLDLDPATPGNHLEQLRGLPSDLRTVVIGNDRRTADVARAAGASYLDKADVADQLCDAVLVAADRGAIRTTGRHDHAGTGAIVLVTLALFAGPWAWWFSRIAQDHGVIGWHLPQGLALWTMPPLLVAALAVTGGRRAVTDLGRRITRVRVPGWTWAAALATPVLVAALAAAVTMALGHDVPVGEVMGRPGALIYLAYGTGLFLLTEEAGWRGALLPRLQHRMQPWQAALVLGVIWTGWHLPLLATPDAGDQGLPVAPFLLLVVATSVLISGLVNAAGGSVVVAALFHASFDASYSYLGVVGSEHTMIWAAAATTALAAIVLVVRTRGRLLLASPTVCRCG, encoded by the coding sequence ACCGTGGTGGTGGAGTCGTATGCCGCAGGCCCGCGCCCGGCGACCACCTCCTCTGTGGTCGGCACGGACGCCGACGTGGTCGTCCTGGACCTCGACCCGGCCACCCCCGGGAACCACCTCGAGCAGCTCCGCGGGCTGCCCTCCGATCTCCGGACCGTCGTGATCGGCAACGACCGGCGCACCGCCGACGTCGCGCGGGCCGCCGGTGCGTCGTACCTCGACAAGGCCGACGTCGCCGACCAGTTGTGCGATGCGGTCCTGGTCGCCGCCGACCGGGGCGCCATCCGTACGACGGGCCGCCACGACCACGCCGGCACGGGCGCCATCGTCCTGGTGACCCTGGCGTTGTTCGCCGGACCGTGGGCCTGGTGGTTCAGCCGGATCGCCCAGGACCACGGCGTGATCGGTTGGCACCTCCCCCAGGGCCTCGCGCTCTGGACCATGCCGCCCCTGCTCGTGGCCGCCCTCGCCGTCACCGGGGGACGTCGTGCCGTCACCGACCTGGGTCGCAGGATCACTCGCGTCCGGGTCCCGGGCTGGACATGGGCAGCGGCACTGGCGACACCCGTGCTCGTGGCCGCGCTCGCCGCCGCCGTGACGATGGCCTTGGGGCACGACGTCCCGGTCGGCGAGGTCATGGGCCGGCCTGGCGCGCTGATCTACCTCGCCTACGGCACCGGACTGTTCCTGCTCACCGAGGAGGCCGGCTGGCGCGGAGCCCTGCTACCGCGGCTGCAGCACCGGATGCAGCCCTGGCAAGCTGCTCTGGTCCTCGGCGTGATCTGGACCGGGTGGCACCTGCCGTTGCTGGCCACCCCCGACGCCGGCGATCAAGGGCTGCCCGTGGCGCCGTTCCTGCTCCTGGTGGTCGCCACCAGCGTGCTGATCTCCGGTCTGGTCAACGCCGCAGGCGGGAGCGTCGTCGTCGCCGCTCTGTTCCACGCCTCCTTCGACGCCAGCTACTCCTACCTCGGTGTGGTCGGGTCCGAGCACACCATGATCTGGGCCGCCGCAGCTACCACCGCCCTGGCCGCGATCGTGCTTGTGGTTCGTACACGTGGACGTCTCCTCCTCGCCTCTCCCACGGTGTGCAGATGCGGTTGA